From the Deltaproteobacteria bacterium genome, the window TTGTTGGACATACATTATCTGAATTATTGAAGGATTTCTTGAGCTATTCAATAAAAGAGATCATTGGTGATGCAGGAACGGTAACCACTCTGTCTGCTATTGCTTTAAAACTTAAAGAATACGATGAAGAAAGAACCACGGGATTTCATCTAAAGAAAAAAAAGATAGAAGAATTAAGAGAGAAAATGGTAAGATTAACTGCAAAGGAAAGGCTGCATCGTTTTCCCATATTAGAAAAAGGAAGAGAAGATGTAATTGTATCAGGATGCATATTCCTGGAGGAATTGTTGGATTTGTCTAAAAAAGATGAGATCATCTCCACCGATGGAGGCTTAAGGGAAGGCATTATTGTGGAGAGATTTTCTCTACCCTGGACTTAACAATGCCATCTTGCAGTTGTGTTTTTAATGTAGATTTAAGAGAAACATCCTTTACAGTTTTTATTACCTGTCCTGCTTCATTGTATGTTATGGAATAACCTCTTTTTAAAATAGATGTAGGGTTAAGCGCACTTAATTTCTCCCTTAGTCCCTTAAATTGTTCCCCTTTTCTCTCATATACAATATTTATTTCTCTAATTATCTTTTCTGCTAAATCATCTATTTTTCTCATCCTATCCTGTAATGAAGAGATAAATCTAAGTATGTTTTTTTCACCCCAGGTAAGGTCATATTCTCTCTTTCTCATTTCAAACATCCTTAAGGCATTGTTTTTTATACTATTTCTAATTAAATTTATTTTTTCCAAAAGTTCAAATCTGTTTTTTACAACCAGTTCTGCTGCGGCTGAAGGAGTGGGTGCACGCAAATCTGCAACGAAATCTGCAATGGTAAAATCTACCTCATGACCTATAGCACTGATTAAAGGATAACGACAGGCGTGAATTGCTTCCGCTATCTTCCTTTCATTGAATGTCCACAAATCTTCCCACGAACCTCCGCCTCGGGATAAAATCACCACATCTACATCAATAAAACCTGTATTTATTATATTAAGAGCCTGTGCTATCTCATATTTTGCTGTTTCTCCTTGAACTTGCACTGGATAGATGTAAAGTTCAATACCTTTTGCTCTTCGTGAAATAATATTGACAATGTCTCTAACAGCTGCGCCAGTGGGAGAGGTTACCACTATAATCTTTTTGGGGAAAGGAGGAATGGGTTTTTTATGTTCAAAATAACCCTTTTTTTCCAATTCTTGTTTCAATTGATCAAAAGCAAGTTGTTTTGCTCCCAATCCTTCAGGTTCAATATGTCCTACGATGAGTTGATATTCACCCCGAGGAGGATAGACGCCAATATTGCCCAAAGCAATAACTTTCATTCCATTTTTTGGCAAAAAGTCTATCTTTTGAGTTGTACTTCTGTAAATTACCGCTCGTATGCTGCTTTTTTCATCCTGTAATGAAAAATACATGTGTCCAGAAGAGTGATGTTTGAAATTGTTTATTTCTCCTTCTACCCACACTCTGCGGAAATTTTCTTCTAAAAGATTTTTTATATGCATAGTGAGTTCTGTTACAGAATAGACAGCCTTCATATTTTCATTTTAACATGAAAACACAGCTGATACAAATTCCTACTGGTGTGAATAAGCGAAAAATACTATTATAAAAAATATGGATTTAAAAGCGGTGATATTTGATTTAGACGGAATTGTTGTAAATACAGTTCCTTTGCATTTTAAAGCCTGGAAAAAGATGTTTTCTGAATACGG encodes:
- a CDS encoding exodeoxyribonuclease VII large subunit: MKAVYSVTELTMHIKNLLEENFRRVWVEGEINNFKHHSSGHMYFSLQDEKSSIRAVIYRSTTQKIDFLPKNGMKVIALGNIGVYPPRGEYQLIVGHIEPEGLGAKQLAFDQLKQELEKKGYFEHKKPIPPFPKKIIVVTSPTGAAVRDIVNIISRRAKGIELYIYPVQVQGETAKYEIAQALNIINTGFIDVDVVILSRGGGSWEDLWTFNERKIAEAIHACRYPLISAIGHEVDFTIADFVADLRAPTPSAAAELVVKNRFELLEKINLIRNSIKNNALRMFEMRKREYDLTWGEKNILRFISSLQDRMRKIDDLAEKIIREINIVYERKGEQFKGLREKLSALNPTSILKRGYSITYNEAGQVIKTVKDVSLKSTLKTQLQDGIVKSRVEKISPQ